From the genome of Psychroserpens ponticola, one region includes:
- a CDS encoding heavy metal translocating P-type ATPase: MEQTTCFHCGDDCNTTIISFDDKNFCCNGCKTVYEIFSENDLTCYYDLQSSPGTIPKEIEGKYDFLSQETIIEKLTEFNDGNTQIATLFIPHIHCSSCIWILENLNKLNPNITSSQVNFGKKTVRVTYKSENCSLKDVVLLLSSIGYEPYISLDDFKTGKQDVNRSLIYKLGIAGFAFGNVMFLSFPEYFEVGEFWLEQYKHLFRWLMFAFSIPVVFYAGSDYFVSAYKGLRSKLLNIDVPIALGITVLFIRSTAEIIFDLGSGFFDSLTGLIFFLLLGKFFQQKTYTFLSFERDYKSYFPIAITKINSVGNETPIQVYDIEKGDRLLIRNEELIPVDGILINGKAKIDYSFVTGESESVGKESGDKLFAGGKQTSGVIEMEALKSVEQSYLTQLWSNDVFSKNKEDGFTTLTNTISKRFTYIVLSIAIIATTFWLFTDASKAMNVFTAVLIIACPCAIALSAPFTFGNLLRIFGKLKFYVKNASVIEQLAGINTIIFDKTGTITSSKSSTANYDGVALTPSEELLLKNTLRGSNHPLSRTLYDILDEHCIITLNHFEEHLGKGIEAKHNNEHIKIGSASFVGAEEPSVLNTTVHISTNNQYKGKYTFYNSYRKGLSKLFNKLKKHFDLVILSGDNEGEFENLKKLLPSKTKLIFNQKPDDKLEYIKYHQTEGAKVLMIGDGLNDAGALAQSNVGIAISENVNVFSPACDAILDATKFNQLYNFIKASKSAITIIKWSFVLSFIYNIIGLYFAVTGQLAPVVAAILMPLSSISIVVFTTITTNIIGRKLSKS, translated from the coding sequence ATGGAACAAACAACTTGTTTCCACTGTGGTGACGATTGTAATACAACAATAATATCCTTTGATGATAAAAATTTCTGCTGTAATGGTTGCAAAACTGTTTATGAGATTTTTTCTGAAAATGATTTGACCTGTTATTACGATTTACAATCTTCTCCTGGTACAATTCCAAAAGAGATTGAAGGGAAATACGATTTTCTTTCACAGGAAACTATTATTGAAAAACTTACAGAGTTTAATGATGGAAATACACAAATCGCTACATTATTCATTCCTCACATTCATTGTAGTTCTTGCATATGGATTTTAGAAAACCTAAACAAATTAAATCCGAATATCACCTCATCACAAGTTAATTTCGGAAAGAAAACGGTTCGTGTCACTTATAAATCTGAAAATTGTTCGCTTAAAGATGTTGTACTTCTATTAAGTTCTATTGGCTATGAACCTTATATTTCTTTAGACGATTTTAAAACTGGAAAACAGGACGTTAATCGCAGTCTAATTTATAAATTAGGAATAGCTGGTTTCGCCTTTGGTAATGTTATGTTTTTATCTTTTCCTGAGTATTTTGAAGTTGGTGAGTTTTGGCTAGAACAATATAAACACTTATTCCGTTGGTTGATGTTTGCCTTTTCTATTCCTGTAGTTTTTTATGCTGGAAGTGATTATTTCGTTTCTGCTTATAAAGGATTACGTTCTAAATTATTAAATATTGATGTGCCTATTGCACTTGGTATTACTGTTCTATTTATTAGGAGTACAGCTGAAATTATATTTGATTTAGGATCTGGATTTTTTGATAGCTTAACTGGACTCATTTTCTTTTTATTACTCGGAAAGTTCTTCCAACAAAAAACATATACATTTTTATCTTTTGAACGTGATTACAAATCTTATTTTCCAATAGCAATAACCAAAATAAATTCGGTAGGCAATGAAACGCCAATTCAGGTTTATGATATTGAAAAAGGTGATCGCTTACTTATTAGAAACGAAGAATTAATTCCTGTTGATGGTATTCTTATTAACGGAAAAGCAAAAATTGATTATAGCTTTGTTACTGGAGAATCTGAATCGGTTGGCAAAGAATCTGGAGACAAATTATTCGCTGGAGGAAAACAAACCTCTGGTGTTATTGAAATGGAAGCTCTTAAATCTGTTGAACAAAGCTACCTCACTCAATTGTGGAGTAATGATGTTTTTAGTAAAAATAAAGAAGATGGATTTACAACACTAACCAATACAATAAGTAAACGTTTCACATACATCGTTTTAAGTATTGCAATTATTGCGACTACCTTTTGGTTATTTACTGATGCTTCAAAAGCTATGAATGTATTTACCGCAGTATTGATAATAGCGTGTCCATGTGCTATTGCATTATCTGCTCCTTTTACGTTTGGTAATTTGCTTCGCATCTTCGGAAAGTTGAAATTCTATGTCAAAAATGCTTCAGTTATAGAACAGTTAGCAGGAATTAATACCATTATTTTTGATAAAACTGGGACCATAACCTCTAGTAAAAGTAGTACAGCAAATTATGATGGTGTTGCATTAACACCTTCCGAAGAACTGTTACTAAAAAACACGCTTCGAGGCTCTAATCATCCATTAAGCAGGACTTTATATGATATTTTAGATGAACATTGTATTATCACTTTAAATCATTTTGAAGAACATTTAGGCAAAGGTATTGAAGCTAAACATAATAATGAACACATCAAAATTGGGTCTGCAAGTTTTGTAGGCGCTGAAGAACCTTCAGTGTTAAATACAACGGTTCATATTAGCACAAATAATCAATATAAAGGAAAGTATACGTTTTATAATAGCTATAGAAAAGGACTATCGAAACTATTTAACAAACTTAAAAAGCATTTTGATTTAGTCATTCTCTCTGGTGACAATGAAGGGGAATTCGAAAATCTGAAGAAGTTATTGCCTTCAAAAACAAAATTAATCTTTAATCAAAAGCCAGACGACAAGCTTGAATATATTAAATATCATCAAACCGAAGGAGCAAAAGTGCTTATGATTGGTGACGGACTTAATGATGCTGGAGCATTAGCACAAAGCAATGTTGGCATAGCAATTTCAGAAAATGTGAACGTTTTCTCTCCTGCTTGTGATGCCATTTTAGATGCAACTAAATTTAATCAACTATACAACTTTATAAAAGCATCAAAGAGTGCTATTACAATCATAAAATGGAGTTTTGTGTTATCGTTTATCTATAATATAATCGGACTTTACTTTGCGGTTACAGGTCAATTAGCTCCTGTTGTCGCTGCAATTCTAATGCCTTTAAGCTCTATAAGCATTGTCGTATTTACAACTATTACTACAAATATTATTGGCAGAAAATTATCAAAATCATGA
- a CDS encoding CcoQ/FixQ family Cbb3-type cytochrome c oxidase assembly chaperone, translating into MLKFVKNHMESITGIEIYPMISLLIFFSFFVVLFWWVITAKKDYINTVSNLPLDNQNTTEL; encoded by the coding sequence ATGCTAAAATTTGTAAAAAACCATATGGAAAGTATCACTGGAATAGAAATATATCCTATGATCTCCTTACTCATATTTTTCAGTTTTTTCGTCGTCCTTTTCTGGTGGGTAATTACCGCAAAAAAAGACTATATCAACACCGTGAGTAACCTTCCTTTAGACAACCAAAACACTACAGAATTATGA
- the hemN gene encoding oxygen-independent coproporphyrinogen III oxidase: MNTSLIQKYNIPGPRYTSYPTVPFWDEAKFSKEKWLKTFKASFEESNSEQGISLYIHLPFCESLCTFCACHKHITKRHSMEDIYIETVLKEWHLYVELMSSKPIIKEIHLGGGTPTFFSSDNLSKLINGLLEPSELHNDYEFSFEGHPNNTTKEHLQTLYNLGFTRVSFGIQDYDETVQKAIHRIQSFEQVQKVTEWSRSIGYTSISHDLIFGLPFQNIETMTESINKTKRLRPDRISFYSYAHVPWVKGVGQRGFNEDDLPKGDEKRALYETGKQLLTGLGYEEIGMDHFALKTDHLYTAIINKTLHRNFMGYTANTTQLMIGLGMSAISDSWYGFAQNVKTVKEYEAIVTSKEIPIFRGHILTDEDLVIRQHILNIMCHLGTSWSDESLKFSKLNTVLEALKEAEKDGLILVDKNALKVYEEAKPFIRNICMGFDLRLHESRPETQVFSMTI, translated from the coding sequence ATGAACACATCTCTAATCCAAAAATATAACATTCCTGGTCCAAGATATACGAGTTATCCAACAGTACCATTTTGGGATGAAGCAAAATTTTCTAAAGAAAAGTGGTTAAAAACGTTTAAAGCATCATTTGAAGAAAGCAATTCTGAACAAGGCATCAGCCTATACATTCATCTTCCGTTTTGCGAAAGTTTATGCACGTTTTGTGCTTGCCATAAGCATATTACAAAACGACATTCAATGGAAGACATTTATATAGAAACCGTTTTAAAAGAATGGCATTTATATGTTGAATTAATGTCTTCTAAACCTATTATAAAAGAAATTCATTTAGGTGGAGGAACACCAACCTTCTTTTCAAGTGACAATTTAAGTAAACTGATTAATGGTTTGTTAGAACCCTCAGAATTGCATAATGATTATGAATTTAGTTTTGAAGGACATCCAAACAATACAACCAAAGAACACCTTCAAACACTTTATAATTTAGGATTTACGCGTGTCAGTTTTGGGATTCAAGACTATGACGAAACTGTGCAAAAAGCCATTCATCGCATCCAATCCTTTGAACAAGTTCAAAAAGTAACCGAATGGTCAAGATCAATTGGCTATACCTCTATTAGTCATGATCTAATTTTCGGATTGCCATTTCAAAACATTGAGACTATGACCGAGAGTATTAACAAAACGAAACGCTTACGTCCTGATCGTATTTCGTTTTATAGTTATGCTCATGTACCATGGGTAAAAGGTGTTGGTCAACGTGGCTTTAATGAAGATGATTTGCCTAAAGGTGATGAAAAACGCGCTTTATATGAAACTGGCAAACAACTCTTAACCGGTTTAGGTTATGAAGAAATTGGCATGGATCATTTCGCATTAAAAACCGACCATCTATATACAGCTATCATCAATAAAACCTTACACAGAAATTTCATGGGTTACACCGCAAATACAACACAACTAATGATTGGTTTAGGCATGTCTGCTATAAGTGATAGTTGGTATGGCTTTGCTCAAAATGTTAAAACTGTTAAAGAATATGAAGCTATTGTGACTTCAAAAGAAATACCAATATTTAGAGGTCATATTTTAACCGATGAAGATTTGGTTATTAGACAACATATTCTTAATATTATGTGTCATTTAGGAACCTCATGGAGCGATGAAAGTCTAAAATTCTCAAAGCTGAATACCGTTTTAGAAGCCTTAAAAGAAGCTGAAAAAGATGGATTAATTCTAGTTGATAAAAACGCTTTAAAAGTTTATGAAGAAGCTAAGCCATTTATAAGAAATATATGCATGGGATTTGATTTAAGACTTCATGAAAGTCGACCAGAAACGCAAGTATTTTCAATGACTATATAA
- a CDS encoding universal stress protein, which translates to MKTILLLSDFSNNATNAIHYAMHFFESETCTFYIMNVHKAGSFISDDLMTSSTENIYESFTKVPRQKLNTLVEDLKTNYNNPNHTFEIIVDFDVFTDAVNQAIKHNSIDYVVMGSNGATGAIEVVFGSNTINVIRQVICKTLIVPNEYSFKPISNFLLPLQFDDAIKSEQINVINDFTKYHNLKLHVLRVCDKNETNSISNDQEMLDAFNCKYSLEEETSFYNAVTNYLKTNAIDLTGLIVHDKSFIKRFFTESPSIELSKVIKLPLMIFHSRDI; encoded by the coding sequence ATGAAAACGATTCTATTACTCTCCGATTTTTCTAATAATGCAACAAACGCAATACATTATGCGATGCACTTTTTTGAATCTGAAACATGTACTTTCTACATAATGAATGTACATAAAGCAGGTTCATTTATTTCAGATGATTTGATGACTTCTTCTACTGAAAACATTTATGAATCATTTACAAAAGTTCCTAGACAGAAACTTAATACACTTGTTGAAGATTTAAAAACCAACTACAACAACCCAAATCATACATTTGAAATTATAGTAGATTTCGATGTATTTACTGATGCTGTAAATCAAGCCATTAAGCATAATTCTATCGATTATGTTGTTATGGGATCAAATGGTGCTACAGGTGCCATTGAAGTTGTTTTTGGTAGCAATACCATTAATGTCATTAGACAAGTGATTTGTAAAACGTTAATCGTTCCAAATGAATATTCATTTAAACCGATTTCAAATTTTTTATTGCCTTTACAATTTGATGACGCTATTAAAAGTGAGCAAATAAATGTCATAAATGATTTTACAAAATACCATAACCTTAAATTACATGTATTGAGAGTATGTGATAAAAATGAAACAAACAGTATTTCAAATGACCAAGAAATGCTAGATGCGTTTAACTGCAAGTATTCTCTTGAAGAAGAAACTTCATTTTATAATGCAGTAACAAATTATCTAAAAACAAATGCAATTGATTTGACAGGTTTGATTGTTCATGACAAATCATTTATAAAACGATTTTTCACAGAATCACCAAGTATAGAATTAAGCAAGGTCATTAAATTACCTTTAATGATATTTCAT
- a CDS encoding cbb3-type cytochrome c oxidase N-terminal domain-containing protein yields the protein MRNFIPSWIRVPAVFFIIAGIVEYTIDSGDKPAFIEKPMVLLFLILVLLIIIAIEAIVSSINNVLYQSLDEAAKARYNAQKSKTPKLISWTSEAYQKLLGSKPMEEEHEIVLDHNYDGIKELDNNLPPWWIYGFYASIVFAAIYLVRFHVFNGENQYDELESDLVQAKIDIEEYKKNAKDLVDFNTVELLTETSDLKAGQKLFEMNCVACHKADGGGGIGPNLTDKHWILGGGINNVFKTVSEGGRDGKGMIAWKQSLKPAEIAQVASYLLQFQGTTPAEPKAPEGDIWIDKNAPTEDVVTESVEVQDIKED from the coding sequence ATGAGAAATTTCATTCCTTCTTGGATAAGAGTACCTGCAGTATTCTTTATTATTGCTGGTATCGTAGAATATACTATAGATTCTGGTGATAAACCCGCGTTTATTGAAAAACCAATGGTATTACTATTCTTAATATTAGTACTATTAATAATTATTGCTATTGAAGCTATAGTGTCTTCAATTAACAATGTATTATATCAAAGTTTAGATGAAGCAGCAAAAGCACGTTATAATGCTCAAAAATCAAAGACACCAAAACTTATAAGTTGGACTTCTGAAGCATACCAAAAATTACTAGGTAGCAAACCTATGGAAGAAGAACATGAAATTGTCTTAGATCATAATTACGATGGCATAAAAGAATTAGATAATAATCTTCCACCATGGTGGATCTATGGGTTTTATGCAAGTATCGTTTTTGCAGCAATTTATTTAGTGCGTTTCCATGTGTTTAATGGGGAAAATCAGTATGATGAACTCGAATCTGACTTAGTTCAAGCTAAAATTGACATCGAAGAATATAAGAAAAATGCAAAAGATTTGGTCGACTTTAATACCGTAGAATTATTAACTGAAACTAGTGATTTAAAAGCTGGACAAAAACTATTTGAAATGAACTGTGTGGCTTGCCATAAAGCTGATGGTGGAGGCGGAATTGGCCCGAACCTTACCGATAAACATTGGATCTTGGGTGGTGGAATTAATAACGTTTTCAAAACAGTTTCAGAAGGTGGTCGTGATGGAAAAGGTATGATTGCTTGGAAACAAAGTTTGAAACCAGCAGAAATCGCTCAAGTAGCTAGTTATCTACTCCAATTTCAAGGCACAACACCTGCAGAACCGAAAGCTCCTGAAGGTGATATTTGGATCGATAAAAATGCTCCAACCGAAGACGTTGTAACTGAATCAGTTGAAGTTCAAGACATAAAAGAAGATTAA
- the ccoN gene encoding cytochrome-c oxidase, cbb3-type subunit I → MEVQQFYYDNKIVKNFLYATMLWGVVGMLVGLLLAFMFLFPNLTDGISWLSFGRLRPLHTNAVIFAFVGNAIFAGVYYSSQRLLKARMFSDLLSKINFWGWQLIIVGAAITLPLGYSTSKEYAELEWPFDIAIALIWVVFGWNLIGTLLKRRQRHLYVAIWFYLATFVTVAVLHIFNSLELPVSGLKSYSVYAGVQDALVQWWYGHNAVAFFLTTPFLGLMYYFVPKAANRPVYSYRLSIVHFWSLIFIYIWAGPHHLLYTALPEWAQNLGVAFSVMLLMPSWGGMINGLLTLRGAWDKVRTDPVLKFMVVAITGYGMATFEGPMLSLKNVNAIAHFTDWIIAHVHVGALAWNGFLAFGMIYYLIPRLVKTKLYSTALANLHFWIGTLGIIMYALPMYVAGFTQASMWKQFNPDGTLVYGNFLETVSEIMPMYWMRAIGGTLFIAGMLILVYNIIATIRKGSAVTDELAEAPALQNVSKRRVAGEGWHTWLERKPIKLTIYATIAILIGGIVQIVPTIMVKSNIPTISSVQPYTPLELEGRDIYIREGCVGCHSQMVRPFRSEVERYGEYSKAGEFVYDHPFLWGSKRTGPDLHRVGGKYSDNWHLNHMYDPQSTSSGSIMPAYQWLIKNKLDKSLTETKMKAMVSLGVPYTEDDIANAQQSMTEQGTKIEKNLYSDPDFADTYEADKKAGGQDFVEMRNREIVAVIAYLQRLGTDIKVKDDEVTSNKN, encoded by the coding sequence ATGGAAGTCCAACAATTTTATTACGATAACAAAATCGTCAAAAATTTCCTTTATGCAACAATGCTTTGGGGAGTTGTAGGAATGTTAGTAGGTTTACTACTCGCATTTATGTTTTTATTCCCAAATTTAACTGATGGAATTTCCTGGTTAAGTTTTGGTCGTCTTAGACCATTGCATACCAATGCAGTTATCTTTGCTTTTGTTGGTAATGCCATTTTTGCTGGTGTATACTACTCATCGCAACGTTTACTTAAGGCGAGAATGTTTAGCGACCTTTTAAGTAAAATTAATTTTTGGGGTTGGCAATTAATTATTGTTGGAGCTGCAATAACTCTTCCATTAGGTTATTCTACATCTAAAGAATATGCCGAATTAGAATGGCCTTTTGATATTGCTATTGCATTGATTTGGGTAGTTTTTGGTTGGAACTTGATTGGAACATTGCTCAAAAGAAGACAACGTCATTTATATGTTGCCATTTGGTTTTACTTAGCAACGTTTGTAACCGTTGCTGTACTTCATATTTTTAATAGTTTGGAATTACCTGTTAGTGGACTCAAAAGTTACTCTGTATATGCTGGTGTTCAAGATGCCTTAGTACAATGGTGGTATGGTCATAATGCGGTTGCATTTTTCTTGACAACACCTTTCTTAGGTTTAATGTACTACTTCGTACCTAAAGCAGCTAACAGACCAGTGTATTCATATCGTTTATCTATTGTACATTTCTGGTCATTAATCTTTATTTATATTTGGGCTGGACCTCACCATTTATTATATACCGCTTTACCTGAATGGGCTCAAAATTTAGGTGTCGCATTCTCTGTAATGTTATTGATGCCATCTTGGGGTGGAATGATTAACGGACTTCTAACACTTCGTGGTGCTTGGGATAAAGTACGAACAGATCCTGTTCTTAAATTTATGGTAGTCGCAATTACTGGTTATGGTATGGCAACCTTTGAAGGACCTATGCTATCTCTTAAAAATGTAAATGCTATTGCACACTTTACTGATTGGATTATTGCTCACGTTCATGTTGGAGCACTAGCATGGAATGGTTTTCTTGCCTTTGGTATGATTTATTATTTAATACCTCGTTTAGTAAAAACAAAATTATACTCAACTGCCTTAGCTAATCTGCATTTCTGGATAGGTACACTTGGTATCATCATGTATGCTCTTCCAATGTATGTTGCTGGTTTCACACAAGCAAGTATGTGGAAACAATTTAATCCTGACGGCACTTTAGTGTATGGAAATTTCTTAGAAACCGTATCCGAAATTATGCCAATGTATTGGATGCGCGCTATTGGAGGAACACTTTTTATTGCAGGAATGTTAATTTTAGTTTACAATATAATAGCAACCATTAGAAAAGGTAGCGCTGTAACTGATGAATTAGCGGAAGCTCCTGCATTACAAAACGTATCTAAAAGACGTGTTGCTGGTGAAGGATGGCATACTTGGTTAGAAAGAAAGCCGATTAAATTAACAATTTATGCAACTATTGCGATTCTAATTGGTGGTATTGTACAAATTGTTCCAACCATAATGGTTAAATCAAATATCCCAACAATTAGTAGTGTACAACCATATACACCTTTAGAGTTAGAAGGTCGTGATATTTATATACGTGAAGGTTGTGTTGGCTGTCACTCGCAAATGGTAAGACCATTTAGAAGTGAGGTTGAACGTTATGGTGAATACTCCAAAGCTGGAGAATTTGTTTATGATCATCCTTTCCTTTGGGGAAGTAAACGTACTGGTCCTGATTTACATCGTGTTGGTGGGAAATATTCCGACAATTGGCACTTAAACCATATGTATGATCCACAAAGTACTTCTTCAGGTTCTATAATGCCTGCTTACCAATGGTTAATAAAAAACAAACTTGATAAATCTCTAACTGAGACTAAAATGAAAGCAATGGTAAGTCTAGGTGTACCTTATACTGAAGATGATATTGCCAATGCGCAACAATCTATGACTGAACAAGGTACTAAAATTGAGAAAAACTTGTATTCAGATCCAGATTTTGCTGATACTTATGAAGCCGACAAAAAAGCTGGCGGACAAGATTTCGTTGAAATGCGCAATCGTGAAATCGTTGCTGTTATCGCATACTTACAACGATTAGGAACAGATATTAAAGTAAAAGATGACGAAGTAACATCAAATAAAAACTAA
- the ccoG gene encoding cytochrome c oxidase accessory protein CcoG yields MNTPENETFRDSIGTINEDGNRAWVYPKKPSGWYYEKRKIVSYALLAFLFAAPFIKINGNQFLMFNVLERRFNIFGFPFWPQDFHLFVISMLVAVIFITLFTVGFGRIFCGWICPQTIFMEMVFRRIEYWIDGDRNKQRKLQRQKWDAEKIRKRIFKWFIFLVISFLIANIFLAYLIGSDKLLRYIIDGPFEHLGTLFPLIIFTGVFYFVFAWFREQVCIIACPYGRLQGVLLDNKSIIVAYDHKRGEAENGRKKFRKNEDREALGHGDCIDCLQCVNVCPTGIDIRNGTQLECVNCTACIDECDHIMESINLPKGLIRYASEDNIEKGKKFEFTPRLKGYSAVLFILTGVLCGMLLLRNDVEARVLRLPGQLYEHKGESIISNVFTYKLVNKTTEKIEDVNFKLRAYQGEIKLVSNTGKVEVPEQGLAEGTLFIEIDKSELKGDKNKLMIEVYSGEELIETTTVNFLGPRSYN; encoded by the coding sequence ATGAACACACCTGAAAACGAAACATTTAGAGATTCTATTGGAACCATCAATGAAGATGGAAATCGTGCTTGGGTGTATCCTAAAAAACCAAGTGGATGGTATTATGAAAAACGTAAAATTGTAAGTTATGCCTTATTAGCATTTCTTTTTGCTGCACCTTTTATTAAAATTAACGGCAATCAGTTTTTGATGTTTAATGTTTTAGAACGACGTTTTAACATCTTCGGATTCCCCTTTTGGCCACAAGATTTTCATTTGTTTGTGATTTCAATGTTGGTTGCTGTCATTTTTATCACATTATTCACGGTTGGTTTCGGACGTATTTTTTGTGGATGGATTTGTCCGCAAACCATTTTTATGGAAATGGTTTTCCGTAGAATTGAGTATTGGATTGATGGCGACAGAAATAAACAACGAAAACTACAAAGACAAAAATGGGATGCTGAAAAAATCAGAAAACGCATCTTTAAATGGTTCATATTTTTAGTCATATCCTTTTTAATTGCTAATATCTTTTTGGCCTATCTTATTGGAAGTGACAAGCTTTTAAGATATATCATTGATGGGCCATTTGAACATTTAGGTACGCTATTTCCTTTGATTATTTTTACTGGAGTATTCTATTTTGTTTTTGCATGGTTTAGAGAACAAGTTTGTATTATTGCTTGTCCATATGGAAGACTTCAAGGCGTCCTTCTAGATAATAAATCTATTATAGTCGCTTATGATCATAAACGTGGTGAAGCCGAAAATGGAAGAAAGAAATTTAGAAAAAATGAAGACAGAGAAGCACTTGGTCATGGCGATTGCATTGATTGTTTACAATGTGTAAATGTTTGTCCGACTGGAATAGATATTAGAAATGGTACGCAATTAGAATGTGTTAATTGTACTGCATGCATTGATGAATGCGATCATATTATGGAAAGTATTAATCTTCCTAAAGGGTTGATCAGATATGCAAGTGAAGATAATATTGAAAAGGGAAAGAAATTTGAATTTACACCTAGACTAAAAGGCTATTCGGCAGTATTATTTATTTTAACAGGTGTTTTATGCGGCATGTTGTTATTAAGAAATGATGTTGAGGCTAGAGTATTACGGTTACCTGGTCAACTTTATGAACACAAAGGTGAATCTATAATTAGTAATGTATTCACCTATAAACTTGTAAATAAAACCACTGAAAAAATTGAAGATGTCAATTTTAAGTTGAGAGCATACCAAGGAGAAATTAAATTGGTTTCAAATACAGGCAAGGTTGAAGTTCCTGAGCAAGGATTAGCTGAAGGCACTTTATTTATAGAGATTGACAAAAGTGAATTAAAAGGCGATAAAAACAAACTCATGATTGAAGTTTACAGTGGAGAAGAACTCATTGAAACGACAACAGTTAACTTTTTAGGACCGAGAAGTTATAATTAA
- the ccoS gene encoding cbb3-type cytochrome oxidase assembly protein CcoS — MSVIYILLSISIIVAIVFFIAFITAVKSGQYDDSYTPSVRMLFEDELVKEQPKPSIKSKKTN; from the coding sequence ATGAGTGTTATATATATTTTACTGAGTATCAGCATTATCGTTGCCATTGTGTTTTTTATAGCGTTTATAACTGCTGTAAAAAGTGGACAATACGACGATAGTTATACTCCATCTGTTAGAATGCTTTTTGAAGACGAACTCGTTAAAGAGCAACCTAAACCATCTATTAAATCAAAAAAGACTAATTAA
- a CDS encoding sulfite exporter TauE/SafE family protein, whose product MLWSALIFGLLGSFHCVGMCGPIAFMLPVDRSNSLKKVSQITTYHLGRLLAYALIGLVFGLVGKSLYIFGIQQQLSIVIGILMIVIILIPVHTFNKYNFSKPLYRIISKVKSSLGKALKKKTADTFLTIGFLNGFLPCGLVYMAVFASLTMSSAIESSLYMMLFGLGTIPLMTTAIYLGKFLNATVKQRIQKAIPVFVVIIGLLFIVRGMGLGIPYLSPAPIIDVSSSTIDCH is encoded by the coding sequence ATGCTTTGGTCTGCTCTCATATTTGGTTTACTAGGAAGTTTCCATTGCGTTGGAATGTGTGGCCCTATTGCCTTTATGTTACCTGTTGACAGAAGTAACTCTTTAAAAAAAGTCTCTCAAATTACAACCTATCACTTAGGAAGATTATTGGCATATGCACTAATTGGTTTGGTTTTCGGTTTGGTTGGAAAGAGTCTATATATCTTTGGAATTCAACAACAATTATCAATAGTCATTGGTATATTAATGATTGTTATCATTCTTATTCCTGTGCACACCTTTAATAAATACAACTTTTCTAAGCCGTTATACAGAATTATTTCAAAAGTAAAATCATCACTTGGTAAAGCGCTCAAAAAGAAAACAGCAGATACGTTCTTAACCATAGGTTTCTTAAATGGTTTTTTACCTTGTGGCTTGGTTTACATGGCTGTTTTTGCATCATTAACAATGTCAAGCGCAATTGAGAGTAGCCTGTATATGATGCTATTCGGTTTAGGAACGATTCCGTTGATGACAACAGCAATATATTTAGGGAAATTTTTAAACGCAACAGTTAAGCAACGCATTCAAAAAGCCATTCCTGTTTTTGTTGTAATTATCGGATTGCTATTTATTGTTCGTGGTATGGGATTAGGTATTCCTTACCTCTCTCCTGCTCCAATAATTGATGTTAGTTCTAGTACAATTGATTGTCATTAA
- a CDS encoding FixH family protein — protein MKINWGTGIVLAFIGFISFIMFFVIRMNTDNKFDHDLVTENYYKAELEYQNDINKEENSKTLRSDITWKKTSEGLLIIFPEDLKSQNIEGKVFLYRPSNKQVDFESSISLSDHNLLIPDKRLLDGRWNIKIDWQYNGKSYLYKKEIVY, from the coding sequence ATGAAAATAAATTGGGGAACAGGCATCGTACTAGCATTTATTGGGTTTATTAGCTTTATAATGTTCTTTGTTATTCGTATGAATACAGATAATAAATTTGATCATGATTTGGTTACCGAAAATTATTACAAAGCCGAATTAGAATATCAAAATGATATTAATAAAGAGGAAAACTCTAAAACCTTAAGGTCTGATATTACTTGGAAAAAAACCTCAGAAGGTTTACTCATTATATTTCCCGAAGATCTAAAATCTCAAAACATTGAAGGAAAAGTGTTCCTATATAGACCATCTAACAAACAAGTAGACTTTGAAAGCTCAATTTCATTGTCTGATCACAATTTGCTCATACCTGACAAACGTTTGTTGGATGGTCGTTGGAACATTAAAATTGATTGGCAATATAACGGAAAATCCTATCTCTACAAAAAAGAGATCGTGTATTAA